GCATCCGCTGTCGCAGGCGCAGTACCTGGAGGCCGCGTTCCTGTTGCCCGGGTACCTCCTCTCGTCGCAGGGCGATCGCATGGCCATGGCGCACGCGGTCGAGGGACGATATCCGTTCCTGGACCACCGTGTTGTCGAGTTTGCCGCGACCATCCCGCCGAACCTCAAGATCCGCGGTCTTCGGGAAAAGCACGTCCTCCGGGAAGGGGTGCGGGAGATCCTCCCCGAAGCCATCGTCGACCGCGCGAAGCAACCGTACCGGGCCCCGGACCAGGACGCCCTGTTCCAAGAGGGTGCCGCCGGTGAGCTCACGCGCGCGGCGCTCTCCCCGTTGGCGCTCTCGGGCTCCGGTCTCTTCCAGCCCAATTCGATCCGAGGGTTGATGGAGAAGGGCGCCCGCCAACCCAGCCTGGGAGTCCGCGACAACATGGCTTTGATCGGCGCCGTGACGACACAGCTGTGGCACAAGCAATTCTTCCAGAACGAGGAGGGAGCATAGTGGCCGGTGCCGCGGAGGTTCTGAGGGAGTTCATTCTGGAGAATTTCTTGTTCGGCGACCGGAACGCGCCCCTCTCTCCGGACGACTCCTTCTCCGAGCGGGGCATCGTCGACTCGACCGGAATTCTAGAGCTTGTCGCCTTCGTCGAGGAATCGTTCGGGCTCTCCATTGGCGACGAGGAGATCGTCCCCGAGAATTTCGATTCGATCGCCCGGCTCACCCAATTCATCGACCGAAAGAGGAGTGCCGCTCCGAATGCGGGTTGAAGAATTCCTGCGAGAATCCGCTCAACGC
Above is a window of Candidatus Eisenbacteria bacterium DNA encoding:
- a CDS encoding acyl carrier protein; its protein translation is MAGAAEVLREFILENFLFGDRNAPLSPDDSFSERGIVDSTGILELVAFVEESFGLSIGDEEIVPENFDSIARLTQFIDRKRSAAPNAG